A single region of the Gemmatimonadota bacterium genome encodes:
- the mscL gene encoding large conductance mechanosensitive channel protein MscL, protein MMKDFKEFVARGNVVDMAVGIAVGAAFGAIAKSLVDDVVMPVVGLALSDVEFANLFYVMSPGDPAGPYGTLEAAKEAGAVTINYGLFINSIITFAIIAFAIFMMVRAINRARREDEAPAAEPTEKDCPFCATGIPIGATRCPHCTSQLQAAG, encoded by the coding sequence ATGATGAAGGACTTCAAGGAGTTCGTGGCGCGCGGCAACGTCGTGGACATGGCCGTCGGCATCGCCGTGGGCGCCGCGTTCGGCGCCATCGCCAAGTCGCTGGTGGACGACGTGGTCATGCCCGTCGTAGGGCTCGCGCTGTCCGACGTGGAGTTCGCCAACCTGTTCTACGTCATGAGCCCGGGGGACCCCGCCGGGCCCTACGGCACGCTGGAGGCGGCGAAGGAAGCCGGCGCCGTCACGATCAACTACGGCCTGTTCATCAACTCGATCATCACCTTCGCGATCATCGCGTTCGCGATCTTCATGATGGTGCGCGCGATCAACAGGGCGCGGCGCGAGGACGAGGCGCCCGCGGCCGAGCCCACCGAGAAGGACTGCCCGTTCTGCGCGACGGGGATTCCGATCGGCGCGACGCGGTGCCCGCACTGCACGTCCCAACTCCAGGCCGCGGGCTAG